One Proteinivorax tanatarense DNA segment encodes these proteins:
- a CDS encoding DUF4387 domain-containing protein: MSKINITELTTVIRSKNAGPYELTFDLIFKSEDIFEYVVKNNYITEELIAELYNIDKSKVISVVPYSPSKAIKATIVRPIAAGDIGETDVYGAQQHGPLLNIEIPWKGRDIS, encoded by the coding sequence ATGAGCAAGATTAACATAACAGAATTAACTACAGTTATACGAAGTAAAAATGCAGGACCTTACGAGCTGACCTTTGATTTGATTTTTAAGTCTGAAGATATATTTGAATATGTGGTGAAGAACAATTATATCACGGAAGAATTGATTGCTGAACTTTACAACATTGATAAAAGTAAAGTTATTTCAGTTGTGCCCTATTCGCCATCTAAAGCAATAAAAGCTACAATAGTTCGGCCTATTGCAGCAGGTGATATAGGGGAGACAGATGTTTATGGAGCTCAACAACATGGTCCCCTATTAAATATAGAAATTCCGTGGAAAGGAAGGGATATTTCTTGA
- the murI gene encoding glutamate racemase: protein MSFNTNSIGLLDSGVGGLTVVKEISQILPKERMIYFGDTAKMPYGPREPKEVRSLVTDIINFLNTQDIKMMIVACNTATAVGLNYYQQKLSIPIIGVIEPGAQAAVDTTINKKIGVIGTEGTINSKSYEDAIKNIDPSMKVYSKACPLFVLLVENNLINTKEAKEVTKSYLTPLKEKGVDTLILGCTHYPIMEGLIQEVMGPGVRLVNSAKATAQLTKKILTKNKALYNEKRNPVHRYFVSGATAGFERVANKWLEGNTKAFRVDLEN from the coding sequence ATGTCTTTTAATACTAATTCTATAGGTTTGTTAGATTCAGGAGTTGGAGGTTTAACGGTGGTAAAAGAAATCAGCCAAATACTTCCAAAAGAGAGAATGATATATTTTGGAGATACCGCTAAGATGCCCTATGGACCTAGGGAACCTAAAGAGGTTCGCAGTCTTGTAACGGACATAATAAATTTTTTAAATACTCAAGATATAAAGATGATGATAGTGGCTTGTAACACTGCCACTGCTGTGGGATTGAATTATTATCAACAAAAGTTAAGCATCCCTATAATTGGTGTTATTGAGCCAGGGGCTCAGGCTGCTGTTGATACAACGATAAATAAAAAGATTGGAGTTATTGGAACTGAAGGCACTATTAACAGTAAATCATACGAGGACGCTATAAAGAATATAGACCCTAGTATGAAGGTGTATTCTAAAGCATGTCCTTTATTTGTATTGTTGGTAGAGAATAACCTAATTAACACAAAAGAAGCTAAAGAAGTGACAAAAAGTTATTTAACACCTCTTAAAGAAAAAGGGGTTGATACTTTAATTTTAGGATGTACACATTATCCAATAATGGAGGGACTTATTCAGGAGGTGATGGGACCAGGTGTGAGATTGGTTAACTCTGCTAAAGCAACTGCTCAACTGACTAAGAAAATTCTTACTAAGAACAAGGCGTTGTATAATGAGAAAAGAAACCCTGTTCATAGGTATTTTGTTAGTGGGGCAACAGCAGGTTTTGAAAGGGTAGCTAACAAATGGTTGGAAGGTAACACCAAAGCATTTAGAGTGGATCTAGAGAATTAA
- a CDS encoding fumarate hydratase: MREVHVSDITREIKEMVISCNYVLADDIKDGLATGVESEDDKLAKSLLSQIIENSEIAAREQMPICQDTGMAVIFVELGRKVAIVGGGLEEAINEGVRQGYKEGYLRKSVVQDPLNRENTKDNTPAILHVELTEGEQVKLTVAPKGFGSENMSTLKMLKPADGKEGVIDFVLDSVEKAGGNPCPPIVVGIGLGGTMEKAALLAKKAAVRPINQPSVNQFYQQLEEELLTKINELGIGPQGFGGKTTAIGVNIEYYPTHIAGLPVAVNINCHATRHATKTI, encoded by the coding sequence TTGAGAGAAGTCCATGTTTCTGATATAACAAGAGAAATCAAAGAAATGGTTATTTCATGCAATTATGTTTTAGCAGACGACATAAAAGATGGACTAGCAACAGGGGTTGAAAGTGAGGATGACAAACTGGCTAAAAGCTTACTAAGCCAAATTATTGAAAACAGTGAAATAGCTGCACGAGAGCAAATGCCTATATGTCAAGATACTGGTATGGCGGTTATTTTTGTTGAGTTAGGCAGGAAAGTTGCTATAGTTGGAGGAGGTCTTGAAGAGGCGATAAACGAAGGTGTAAGACAAGGTTATAAAGAGGGATATCTAAGGAAGTCTGTTGTTCAAGATCCATTAAATAGGGAGAACACTAAAGATAATACTCCCGCAATACTACATGTAGAGTTAACAGAAGGAGAACAAGTGAAACTAACTGTTGCACCTAAAGGTTTTGGTAGCGAAAATATGAGTACTCTAAAAATGCTTAAGCCAGCCGATGGTAAAGAAGGAGTAATAGATTTTGTGCTAGATTCTGTGGAAAAAGCAGGAGGTAATCCATGCCCACCTATTGTTGTTGGAATAGGTTTAGGAGGGACTATGGAAAAAGCAGCTTTGTTAGCTAAAAAAGCCGCAGTACGCCCCATAAATCAACCTTCTGTTAATCAGTTTTATCAGCAGTTAGAAGAGGAGCTTTTAACTAAAATAAACGAATTAGGTATTGGGCCTCAAGGATTTGGTGGTAAAACTACAGCCATAGGTGTAAATATAGAATATTACCCAACTCATATAGCGGGATTGCCTGTAGCAGTTAACATTAATTGCCACGCTACAAGGCATGCCACGAAAACTATTTAG
- a CDS encoding methylaspartate ammonia-lyase — protein sequence MKIIDVVTSCGLTGFYFDDQRAIKGDAVQDGFTYKGEAVTNGFTSIRQQGESLSIMFKLEDGQIAYGDCAAVQYSGAGGRDPLFLAEDFQPIVENKIAPILKNREISNFKDLAEEIDNLKKDDGKPIHTALRYGITQAILDAVAKSKKITMAEVIAQEYNTKLCTEPIPVFSQTGDERYMNVDKMVIKGVDVMPHGLINNVKHKLGRNGEKLEEYVAWLKERVRELAGSDEYLPIFHIDVYGTIGIAFDYDIDKMADYLDRLGKVAAPHTLRIEGPMDMEEKQLQIEKLKELYNKLQQRGSNVEIVADEWCNTFEDIKDFADNRCCHMAQIKAPDLGGINNIIEAVLYCKANGVGAYLGGTCNETDRAAQIAVHIALATRPDQILAKPGMGVDEGLMIVKNEMARTLALLK from the coding sequence TTGAAAATAATTGATGTAGTAACTTCATGTGGGTTGACAGGTTTTTACTTTGATGATCAACGAGCTATAAAAGGTGATGCAGTTCAGGATGGGTTCACTTACAAAGGTGAAGCAGTAACAAATGGTTTTACTTCAATAAGGCAACAAGGAGAAAGCTTGTCTATCATGTTCAAGCTTGAAGATGGTCAGATTGCATATGGAGACTGTGCCGCAGTACAATACTCTGGTGCAGGTGGTCGTGATCCTTTGTTTCTAGCTGAGGATTTTCAACCTATTGTTGAAAACAAAATAGCTCCAATATTAAAAAACAGAGAAATTTCTAATTTCAAAGATTTAGCTGAAGAAATAGATAATCTAAAAAAAGATGATGGGAAACCAATACACACAGCTTTGCGTTATGGCATTACCCAAGCAATTTTAGATGCTGTGGCTAAAAGTAAAAAAATTACTATGGCAGAAGTTATAGCTCAAGAGTATAACACAAAGCTTTGTACAGAGCCCATACCAGTATTTTCCCAAACTGGCGATGAAAGGTACATGAATGTTGATAAGATGGTTATTAAAGGTGTCGATGTCATGCCCCACGGATTGATAAATAATGTTAAACATAAATTGGGGAGGAACGGTGAAAAGTTAGAAGAATATGTTGCTTGGTTAAAAGAAAGAGTAAGGGAACTAGCTGGTAGTGATGAATATTTGCCTATCTTTCATATAGATGTTTATGGCACTATCGGGATAGCATTTGATTACGATATTGATAAAATGGCAGACTATTTAGACAGGTTAGGTAAAGTGGCAGCTCCCCATACCCTTAGGATTGAAGGACCTATGGATATGGAAGAAAAGCAGCTACAGATTGAAAAACTAAAAGAGCTATATAACAAACTTCAGCAAAGAGGCAGTAATGTTGAAATAGTTGCTGATGAGTGGTGTAATACTTTTGAAGACATTAAGGATTTTGCTGATAACAGATGCTGTCATATGGCTCAAATTAAAGCCCCAGACTTAGGGGGAATTAACAACATTATAGAAGCGGTACTTTATTGTAAAGCAAACGGTGTGGGAGCATATTTAGGAGGGACATGCAACGAAACGGATCGTGCAGCTCAGATTGCTGTGCATATTGCTTTAGCTACCAGACCTGATCAGATACTTGCGAAACCTGGTATGGGTGTGGATGAAGGACTTATGATAGTTAAAAATGAAATGGCCAGAACATTAGCTTTGTTAAAGTAA
- the glmS gene encoding methylaspartate mutase subunit S: MSSNTIVIGVIGADVHAVGNKILDYAFTQAGFKVVNIGVLASQEEFVKAAVETGAVAILVSSLYGHGEIDCRGLRDKCEEAGIGDILLYVGGNLVVGKKEWEPVKKTFLNMGFDRAYPPGTAPETSIEDLKNDLSQGE; this comes from the coding sequence ATGAGCTCAAATACTATAGTAATTGGAGTTATCGGTGCTGATGTTCATGCTGTTGGAAATAAAATATTAGACTATGCTTTTACACAAGCCGGTTTTAAAGTAGTTAACATTGGGGTTTTAGCGTCTCAAGAAGAGTTTGTAAAGGCCGCTGTTGAAACTGGAGCTGTAGCAATTTTGGTGTCGTCACTATATGGGCATGGTGAGATTGACTGTAGAGGATTAAGAGATAAGTGTGAAGAAGCGGGTATTGGAGATATACTTCTTTACGTTGGCGGAAACTTAGTGGTAGGAAAAAAAGAATGGGAGCCAGTTAAGAAAACGTTTTTAAATATGGGGTTTGATAGAGCATACCCCCCCGGAACTGCTCCTGAAACTTCTATAGAGGACTTAAAAAACGATTTATCTCAGGGGGAATAG
- a CDS encoding methylaspartate mutase subunit E: MEVVNKKWPIEKLFAQREEILKTWETGNEVADIKKGIEYQKSIPKAKNFAKKLKEAKENKVTLVQPRAGVALVNEHIALLQFLQDEGGADLLPSTIDSYTRQNRYAEAQKGIEESVSSGRSLLNGFPAVNHGLENCRKVVESLKSPVQVRHGTPDARLLAEIALAAGFTDYEGGGISYNIPYAKDVSLEKTIYYWQYVDRLVGYYQENGVEINREPFGPLTGTLVPPSISHSVAILEAILAAEQGVMNLTLGYGQCGNLIQDVAAIQTLEELAEEYLVNNGHENRQLTTVFHQWMGGFPQDEAKAFGVISWGASAAALAKATKVIVKTPHEAMGIPTKEANAQGLRTTKQIINMLKDQTLPESKQLLLEKEMIKKETRAILDATYKIGEGDWAKGAIRAFESGIIDIPFAPSRFNAGRILPARDNDGAIRLLDSGDLPLTKEIQDFHNEKIAIRGKAEDRDPSFQMVIDDIYAIGKGFLVGRPS, from the coding sequence GTGGAAGTAGTTAATAAAAAATGGCCAATTGAAAAACTGTTTGCTCAACGGGAAGAAATTTTAAAGACATGGGAAACTGGTAATGAGGTAGCGGATATTAAAAAAGGAATTGAGTACCAAAAATCCATTCCGAAAGCTAAGAATTTTGCCAAAAAGCTAAAAGAAGCTAAAGAAAATAAAGTTACGCTTGTTCAGCCTAGAGCAGGTGTTGCGTTGGTGAATGAACATATTGCTCTGTTGCAATTTCTTCAGGATGAAGGAGGGGCGGACTTGCTTCCTTCAACTATTGATAGTTATACAAGACAGAATAGGTACGCAGAAGCTCAAAAAGGTATTGAGGAAAGTGTATCAAGTGGAAGATCTCTTCTTAATGGTTTTCCTGCTGTTAATCATGGTTTGGAAAACTGTAGAAAGGTAGTTGAAAGTTTAAAATCACCGGTGCAAGTTAGACATGGTACTCCTGATGCAAGGCTTCTAGCGGAAATAGCCTTAGCAGCGGGCTTTACAGACTATGAAGGTGGCGGAATTTCTTATAACATTCCTTATGCGAAAGATGTTTCGCTGGAAAAAACTATATACTACTGGCAATATGTAGATAGACTTGTTGGCTACTATCAAGAAAATGGTGTAGAAATTAATAGGGAACCATTTGGCCCTCTTACAGGTACATTAGTTCCCCCTTCTATTAGTCATTCCGTGGCGATTTTAGAAGCTATTTTAGCGGCTGAGCAAGGAGTAATGAATTTAACATTAGGTTATGGTCAGTGTGGTAACCTAATCCAAGATGTGGCGGCTATTCAGACCTTGGAGGAACTAGCAGAGGAATATTTAGTTAATAATGGACATGAAAATAGACAGCTAACTACAGTATTCCACCAATGGATGGGTGGTTTCCCGCAGGATGAAGCAAAAGCTTTTGGAGTTATAAGTTGGGGAGCATCTGCTGCAGCACTAGCTAAGGCAACCAAAGTTATTGTAAAAACTCCTCATGAAGCCATGGGTATTCCTACCAAAGAGGCCAACGCTCAAGGGCTTAGAACAACAAAACAAATTATTAATATGTTAAAAGACCAGACTCTCCCTGAAAGTAAGCAGTTGTTGCTAGAAAAAGAAATGATTAAAAAAGAGACAAGAGCTATATTAGATGCAACTTACAAAATAGGAGAAGGAGACTGGGCAAAAGGCGCTATTAGAGCATTTGAAAGCGGAATTATTGACATTCCTTTTGCGCCAAGCAGATTTAATGCAGGAAGAATACTACCTGCTAGAGATAATGATGGTGCCATAAGATTGCTTGATAGTGGCGATTTGCCATTAACTAAAGAAATACAAGATTTTCATAATGAAAAGATTGCAATACGTGGAAAAGCAGAAGATAGAGATCCTAGCTTCCAGATGGTTATCGATGACATATATGCTATAGGAAAAGGATTTTTAGTGGGAAGACCTAGCTAA
- a CDS encoding GerMN domain-containing protein, with product MKIRLLLIGFLVLLITLGCGGCLDRIFGPVEEDKNDEKDSEKPEEKVQVQETSGAEDEYLEIDFYVVDDTTEMLLPVTITYPRQEGIAQATVTELVQGSEISQKIGEFNLSLPLPEGTEVLGISISDKTAVVDFNEKLLSFEDKNQEKLAVTSIVYTLTQYSSIDKVQIRVNGNTINELTNGTKVSLPISRGNLGVNVSVEDEVDLKNSEMVTVYYPILRNETNLYIPVTKVVNSSTNQLKTAVSLYLGGTDFSKPFEKDVEIIKTQTKENVAVVSLSQEFISYPREIEEGVVESLILTVTEIERIDKVQLLVEGHPKVLPAGTDLNNIMDRPAFAKIN from the coding sequence ATGAAAATTAGACTTTTACTAATAGGTTTTTTAGTTTTACTTATAACTTTAGGGTGTGGGGGATGCTTAGATAGAATTTTTGGACCAGTTGAAGAAGACAAAAATGACGAAAAAGACTCCGAAAAACCAGAGGAAAAAGTTCAAGTTCAAGAAACTTCTGGTGCAGAAGATGAATATTTAGAGATTGATTTCTATGTTGTTGACGATACTACTGAAATGCTATTGCCGGTAACTATTACGTACCCACGTCAAGAAGGAATAGCACAAGCTACAGTTACGGAGCTTGTTCAAGGTAGTGAAATTTCTCAAAAAATAGGTGAGTTTAACTTAAGTTTACCTTTGCCGGAAGGAACTGAAGTTTTAGGGATTAGTATTTCTGATAAAACTGCGGTAGTTGACTTTAACGAAAAACTTCTTTCATTTGAAGATAAGAACCAAGAAAAGTTGGCCGTAACTTCAATTGTTTATACTTTAACCCAATATTCTTCTATTGATAAAGTTCAAATAAGGGTAAATGGCAATACTATTAATGAGCTTACAAACGGTACTAAAGTCAGCTTGCCAATTTCGCGAGGGAATTTAGGTGTTAATGTTAGCGTTGAAGATGAAGTGGATCTAAAGAATTCTGAGATGGTTACTGTATATTATCCTATTTTAAGAAATGAGACCAATCTCTATATTCCAGTTACTAAAGTGGTTAACTCCAGTACAAATCAACTAAAAACTGCAGTGTCGCTTTATTTGGGAGGAACTGATTTTTCTAAACCCTTTGAAAAAGATGTGGAGATTATTAAAACTCAGACAAAAGAAAATGTTGCTGTTGTAAGCCTATCTCAGGAGTTTATTTCTTATCCACGTGAGATTGAAGAAGGTGTGGTTGAATCTTTGATATTAACGGTAACAGAGATAGAGCGTATCGATAAAGTTCAACTTTTGGTTGAAGGACATCCAAAGGTTTTACCTGCAGGTACTGACTTAAATAATATAATGGACAGACCTGCTTTTGCTAAAATTAACTAA
- the glmL gene encoding methylaspartate mutase accessory protein GlmL yields the protein MIEAVLLIDFGSTFTKVTAVDVEARKIIATAKAPTTVELGIDKGLIEAIDKLEKSAEVKLKYRRKLACSSAAGGLKMVAIGLVPDLTAEAAKTAALGAGAKLMDVYSYRLNNKELKEITNLNPDIILLAGGTDGGNSEVIVENGKKLAQSDINCPIIVAGNKDVQDELYEILSEQNKEFSIIDNVLPSLDKINIEPAREEIRKVFINNIISAKGFDVIKKEINSIVMPTPEAVLQAGKFISEHKLLGSEELIIVDMGGATTDVHSFTDGMPNTTGVVYRGLPQPFAKRTVEGDLGMRYSLCALIEEIGEAKIKKELPDLNLDNIIKNINEDYWNEDVTWEFENYLARHGVNKAVRRHGGTVETVYTPQGASYIQTGKDLTNVGVVIGTGGPLVNSSKSGYILKGALFNPDEPMVLMPKRCNFSVDRKYVLSSIGLLVDDFPEVAKAIVQDNFDFIEGGN from the coding sequence ATGATTGAAGCAGTGCTTTTAATTGACTTTGGTAGTACTTTTACAAAAGTTACAGCTGTAGATGTTGAAGCTAGAAAGATAATTGCCACTGCCAAAGCACCCACTACTGTTGAGTTAGGAATCGACAAAGGACTTATTGAAGCTATAGATAAATTGGAAAAAAGTGCAGAAGTAAAATTGAAGTATAGAAGGAAGTTAGCTTGCAGCAGTGCGGCAGGTGGACTAAAAATGGTAGCTATTGGACTTGTTCCTGATTTGACAGCGGAAGCTGCAAAAACAGCTGCTTTAGGTGCAGGCGCAAAGTTGATGGATGTGTATAGTTATCGTTTGAACAACAAAGAGTTAAAAGAAATTACAAACTTAAATCCAGATATAATTTTATTAGCTGGTGGGACAGACGGAGGTAATAGTGAGGTTATAGTTGAAAATGGAAAAAAATTAGCTCAATCAGATATTAACTGTCCGATTATAGTTGCTGGTAATAAGGATGTTCAGGATGAGCTATATGAAATACTGTCTGAGCAAAACAAAGAGTTTTCTATTATAGATAATGTATTGCCGAGTCTGGATAAAATTAATATTGAGCCTGCTAGAGAAGAAATTAGAAAGGTTTTTATCAACAATATTATTTCTGCAAAAGGTTTTGATGTAATAAAAAAAGAAATTAACAGTATTGTCATGCCTACCCCAGAGGCTGTGTTGCAAGCAGGAAAATTCATTTCAGAACACAAGCTTTTAGGGTCTGAAGAGCTTATAATTGTAGATATGGGTGGTGCAACTACAGATGTTCACTCCTTTACTGATGGGATGCCCAATACTACTGGCGTTGTTTATAGAGGTCTTCCGCAGCCTTTCGCCAAAAGGACGGTTGAGGGGGATTTAGGAATGAGGTACAGTCTATGTGCTCTGATTGAGGAAATTGGTGAAGCAAAAATTAAAAAGGAGTTACCGGACTTAAATTTAGATAATATAATTAAAAATATAAATGAAGATTATTGGAATGAAGATGTGACTTGGGAGTTCGAAAACTATTTGGCAAGACATGGAGTTAACAAAGCTGTTCGACGTCATGGAGGAACTGTTGAAACTGTTTATACACCACAAGGAGCAAGCTATATACAAACGGGCAAGGATTTGACTAATGTAGGTGTAGTAATAGGGACAGGTGGACCATTGGTGAATAGTAGCAAAAGTGGGTATATTCTAAAGGGGGCACTTTTTAACCCTGATGAACCGATGGTGCTAATGCCTAAGCGTTGTAACTTTAGCGTTGATAGAAAGTATGTCTTGTCGTCAATAGGTTTATTGGTAGACGACTTTCCAGAAGTAGCTAAAGCGATAGTCCAAGATAATTTTGACTTTATTGAGGGAGGAAATTAA
- a CDS encoding acyclic terpene utilization AtuA family protein, with the protein MKEFKILAPTAILGYGFPVESFKKGMDKSPDLIAVDAGSVDPGPYYLGAGKSFTDRTAVKRDLRFMLKAAKKQNIPVSIGSAGGAGGKEHLDWNVEIIEEILAEEKLDLKVVVINSQLDKSYLVDKLEKNDIVPLFPAKEINAEIIKESTNIVGQMGVEPFIKAIDMGADVIVAGRAYDPAVFAAHPIKLGYDSGLAMHMGKILECASIAASPGSGRDAMLGTLGEDYFILEPMNDQRSCTTDSVAAHSLYEKTNPFLLPGPGGTLNLKETTYQQLDDRRVKVKGSRFEPADEYTIKLEGAASVGKRTISIAGTRDPIMIKQIDDIIKEVELQVKDNFQDGNYEYTLNFHVYGKNGVMGALEPNLTPTSHELGLVIDVVAQTKEVADTICSFTRSTMLHYGYENRKATAGNLAFPYSPSDIYAGDVYQFTIQHLLKNIDPENLFDTRRLQDYKKGVE; encoded by the coding sequence ATGAAGGAGTTTAAAATTCTTGCACCTACGGCTATATTAGGGTATGGATTTCCAGTAGAGTCATTTAAAAAAGGAATGGATAAAAGTCCAGATTTAATTGCAGTAGATGCAGGCTCTGTAGATCCAGGCCCTTATTATCTTGGAGCTGGCAAATCTTTTACTGACCGGACTGCAGTTAAAAGGGATCTTAGGTTTATGTTAAAAGCAGCGAAAAAACAAAATATTCCCGTTTCTATTGGAAGTGCAGGAGGAGCAGGAGGTAAGGAGCACTTAGATTGGAATGTTGAAATAATAGAAGAAATATTAGCTGAAGAAAAGCTGGACTTAAAAGTTGTAGTAATAAATTCACAGCTTGATAAAAGTTACTTAGTCGATAAGTTGGAGAAAAATGATATAGTACCCCTATTTCCAGCAAAAGAGATAAATGCAGAAATCATAAAAGAAAGCACTAATATCGTTGGACAAATGGGTGTAGAACCTTTTATAAAAGCAATAGATATGGGGGCAGATGTTATTGTGGCTGGGCGCGCTTATGATCCTGCAGTATTTGCAGCACACCCAATAAAATTAGGATATGATTCTGGACTTGCTATGCATATGGGCAAAATACTAGAATGTGCCTCGATAGCTGCATCTCCTGGAAGCGGCAGAGATGCAATGTTAGGAACTTTAGGTGAAGACTATTTTATTTTAGAACCTATGAATGATCAGAGGAGTTGTACTACTGACTCAGTAGCAGCTCATAGTTTATATGAGAAAACTAATCCTTTCCTTTTGCCAGGGCCTGGAGGTACATTAAATCTAAAAGAAACCACTTATCAACAGCTTGATGACAGAAGAGTGAAAGTTAAAGGAAGTCGCTTTGAACCGGCGGATGAATATACTATTAAGCTAGAAGGTGCTGCTTCTGTGGGTAAAAGAACTATATCTATAGCAGGGACTAGAGATCCAATTATGATAAAACAAATAGACGATATTATTAAAGAGGTAGAGCTTCAAGTAAAAGATAACTTTCAAGATGGAAACTATGAATATACATTAAACTTTCATGTATATGGGAAAAACGGTGTAATGGGGGCGTTAGAACCTAATTTGACTCCGACAAGTCATGAACTAGGTTTAGTTATTGATGTGGTGGCTCAAACAAAAGAAGTAGCTGACACAATTTGTAGTTTTACTAGATCGACCATGCTGCATTATGGTTACGAAAATAGAAAAGCGACTGCAGGAAACTTGGCATTTCCTTATTCTCCATCTGATATTTATGCAGGAGATGTATACCAGTTTACTATTCAGCATTTGCTAAAGAATATTGACCCTGAAAATCTTTTTGATACTCGTCGGTTGCAAGACTACAAAAAGGGGGTAGAATAA